One window of the Eucalyptus grandis isolate ANBG69807.140 chromosome 8, ASM1654582v1, whole genome shotgun sequence genome contains the following:
- the LOC104456386 gene encoding methylecgonone reductase, which yields MSNVMVPEVLLNSGMRMPLIGMGGATSNLPPPDVLTSIFLDAIEVGYRHFDTAACYGSEEALGRAVAKALDRGLVKSRSNIFITTKLWCTDAHPGLVLPALKKSLQKLGLEYVDLYLIHWPIRMREGTEGFDFKGKMLPFDMKGTWEAMEECAKLGLAKSIGVSNFGTKKLSQLLTHATIPPAVNQVEMNVGWQQEKLRAYCREKGIHVSAWSPLSANGASWGSSVVVESPVLKEIAISKGKTVAQVALRWIHEQGVSVIVKSFNKERMKENLLILDWGLSHEDLDKIKLQIPQKRGSPGLMFVFEDGPYKSLDELWDGDY from the exons ATGTCCAACGTCATGGTCCCAGAAGTGTTGCTGAACTCGGGCATGAGGATGCCGCTGATCGGGATGGGCGGGGCCACGAGCAATCTGCCACCGCCCGATGTGCTGACATCCATATTCCTCGACGCCATTGAAGTCGGGTACCGCCACTTTGACACGGCCGCATGCTACGGCTCAGAAGAGGCGCTCGGCCGGGCTGTTGCCAAGGCCCTGGACCGAGGGCTTGTCAAGAGCCGCAGCAACATCTTCATCACCACCAAGCTCTGGTGCACCGACGCTCATCCGGGTCTTGTTCTTCCCGCTCTCAAGAAGTCTCTCCA GAAGCTAGGGTTAGAGTACGTGGATCTGTATCTAATTCACTGGCCAATAAGAATGAGGGAAGGAACCGAGGGGTTCGATTTCAAAGGCAAAATGTTGCCATTTGACATGAAAGGGACATGGGAGGCCATGGAGGAGTGCGCCAAGCTAGGGTTGGCCAAGTCCATTGGAGTCAGCAACTTCGGCACCAAAAAGCTCTCTCAACTCCTCACGCATGCCACGATCCCTCCTGCTGTTAACcag GTGGAGATGAATGTGGGATGGCAACAAGAGAAGCTGAGGGCGTATTGCAGAGAGAAGGGAATACATGTAAGTGCGTGGTCCCCATTGAGCGCAAACGGAGCTTCTTGGGGTTCATCAGTAGTTGTGGAGAGTCCTGTGCTCAAGGAGATTGCTATCTCTAAAGGAAAGACCGTGGCTCAG GTCGCACTGAGGTGGATACATGAGCAAGGGGTAAGCGTGATAGTGAAGAGCTTCAACaaagagagaatgaaagagAACCTACTAATCTTGGATTGGGGACTTAGCCATGAGGACTTGGATAAGATCAAGCTTCAGATCCCACAGAAAAGAGGATCTCCTGGCCTTATGTTCGTTTTTGAAGATGGGCCTTACAAGTCATTGGATGAGCTCTGGGATGGAGATTATTGA